The following proteins come from a genomic window of candidate division WOR-3 bacterium:
- the fusA gene encoding elongation factor G produces MRSIRNIGVIAHIDAGKTTTTERMLYYSGKTHKMGEVDEGSATTDYLDQEKERGITITSAVVSLIWKKANINIIDTPGHVDFTGEVERSLRVLDGSVVIFSAVEGVESQSETVWLQADNYKIPRIVFVNKLDRTGADFKGLLDEIKEKFSQFPVVINMPYGEKENFSGVIDLIERKVVFWDKSSDGSTFKEKVPDESLSSEIEFQRNTLIDFLADYNEEIADQFINTGDADKELIKSEIRKLTISGKIVPVLCGASRRNIGVQPLLDAIIDFLPSPLDVNEIEVMKKRYGRIEKITLEQGNPFLGLVFKILLDEHVGKVHFVRIYEGNLKAKQTVKNLSSESNETIQKIFRIYANKRVERESAMMGEIIGVTGLKNSYTGDTLSDTERDFLLEKPEFPEPIVSVAVEPKVSAHLEKLCETLNLFTQEDPTFRFTEDKETGQLIISGMGELYIDVMAERLKRDFKIPIKLGNPRVAYKESIRKNHRALSDVSKTVGGKKYSVRITLEVKPLEDHRNVFVLPKDWEFGNNTVKKTIEGYAEDFKTYYFPGPLAGYPLMGVECKLLKVETGEEVNETVVLSSLEEVFEKACTAAQPVILEPLMSLEIFAPDDYFGEVIKSLHSISAEISHIEDKKKFKLIHAQVFLSKTFGYASSVRSMTKGKASYTMQFLKYEKIDDDQTETLLMKIRGY; encoded by the coding sequence ATGAGAAGCATAAGAAATATTGGGGTGATTGCCCACATAGACGCCGGCAAGACTACTACAACAGAGAGGATGTTGTATTATTCGGGTAAAACGCACAAAATGGGCGAAGTTGACGAAGGCAGCGCGACGACTGATTACCTCGACCAGGAAAAAGAGAGAGGGATCACTATCACTTCCGCTGTTGTGTCGCTTATTTGGAAAAAAGCCAATATAAATATCATCGACACTCCGGGACACGTAGATTTCACGGGAGAGGTCGAGAGATCTTTAAGAGTCCTCGACGGATCGGTTGTGATTTTCAGCGCTGTCGAAGGAGTAGAATCTCAATCAGAGACCGTTTGGCTTCAAGCTGACAATTACAAAATTCCGAGAATAGTTTTCGTAAACAAGCTTGACAGAACTGGAGCAGATTTCAAGGGACTCCTCGATGAAATAAAAGAAAAGTTCTCCCAATTTCCTGTTGTCATCAATATGCCTTATGGTGAAAAGGAAAATTTTTCAGGGGTGATCGATTTGATCGAAAGAAAAGTTGTCTTCTGGGATAAATCCAGCGATGGATCAACTTTTAAGGAAAAGGTTCCCGACGAGAGCCTTTCAAGTGAAATTGAGTTCCAGAGAAACACTTTGATTGATTTCCTCGCTGATTACAACGAAGAAATAGCCGATCAATTCATCAACACCGGAGATGCCGACAAAGAATTGATTAAATCCGAGATAAGGAAATTGACCATATCGGGGAAAATAGTGCCTGTGTTGTGCGGCGCTTCAAGAAGAAACATCGGAGTCCAGCCCTTGCTTGACGCGATTATTGACTTTCTGCCTTCCCCTTTGGATGTAAATGAAATTGAAGTCATGAAGAAAAGATACGGAAGAATAGAAAAGATAACCCTTGAACAAGGCAACCCTTTTCTGGGTCTTGTTTTTAAAATACTTCTCGATGAGCATGTAGGTAAAGTGCATTTTGTCAGAATCTACGAAGGAAATTTGAAAGCAAAACAGACAGTGAAAAATCTTTCGTCTGAAAGCAACGAGACCATACAGAAAATATTCAGAATATACGCAAATAAAAGAGTTGAAAGAGAATCCGCCATGATGGGTGAAATTATTGGCGTGACAGGTTTGAAAAATTCATATACCGGAGACACATTGAGTGACACAGAAAGAGACTTTCTTCTCGAAAAACCGGAATTTCCTGAACCCATTGTTTCGGTGGCAGTTGAGCCGAAGGTTTCCGCGCATTTGGAAAAATTGTGTGAAACGCTAAATTTGTTTACCCAGGAAGACCCGACTTTTCGCTTCACCGAAGACAAAGAAACAGGACAGCTCATAATATCCGGCATGGGAGAACTATACATTGACGTAATGGCGGAAAGGCTGAAAAGAGATTTTAAGATTCCGATAAAATTAGGAAATCCGAGAGTGGCTTACAAAGAGAGTATTCGCAAGAATCATAGAGCTTTGTCGGATGTGAGTAAAACAGTGGGAGGAAAGAAATACAGTGTTAGAATAACTCTTGAAGTTAAACCTCTTGAGGATCACAGAAATGTATTTGTGCTACCCAAAGACTGGGAATTCGGAAACAACACCGTCAAAAAAACAATAGAAGGGTATGCAGAGGATTTCAAAACTTATTATTTTCCAGGACCTTTGGCTGGATATCCTCTCATGGGTGTTGAATGCAAACTTTTAAAGGTTGAAACCGGAGAGGAAGTCAACGAAACTGTTGTCCTGTCCTCGTTAGAAGAAGTTTTCGAAAAAGCTTGTACCGCAGCGCAGCCAGTTATCCTTGAACCTCTGATGAGTCTTGAAATATTCGCTCCTGATGATTATTTCGGAGAAGTTATCAAAAGCCTTCACTCTATTTCAGCAGAAATTTCCCATATCGAGGATAAGAAAAAATTCAAACTGATTCACGCGCAGGTTTTTTTGTCAAAGACTTTCGGATACGCTTCAAGCGTAAGAAGCATGACCAAAGGAAAAGCGAGTTATACAATGCAGTTTTTGAAATATGAGAAAATCGATGACGACCAAACTGAAACGCT
- the rpsG gene encoding 30S ribosomal protein S7 produces MSRKHKTYKRTIPPDPNFNSELVSKFVNVVMKRGKKGTAETIVYGALDIVAQKLKIADPIEIFEKAVNNVKPTLEVKPRRIGGATYQIPVDVPANRRIALAIRWILTASRARNEKTMKEKLAAELIAASNKEGTAIKKKEDTHKMAEANKAFASYMW; encoded by the coding sequence ATGTCCAGAAAGCATAAAACTTACAAAAGAACAATTCCACCAGATCCGAATTTCAACAGCGAGTTGGTGAGCAAGTTTGTAAATGTAGTCATGAAAAGAGGGAAAAAAGGTACAGCCGAGACGATCGTCTACGGAGCGCTCGATATAGTTGCGCAAAAACTTAAAATCGCGGATCCGATAGAAATATTCGAAAAAGCCGTTAACAATGTAAAACCAACCCTGGAAGTAAAACCGAGAAGAATAGGTGGAGCGACCTACCAAATACCAGTTGATGTACCAGCGAACAGACGCATAGCTCTTGCCATAAGATGGATTTTGACAGCATCAAGAGCAAGAAACGAAAAGACTATGAAGGAAAAGCTCGCCGCAGAGCTAATAGCCGCGAGCAACAAAGAAGGAACCGCTATTAAGAAAAAAGAAGATACGCATAAAATGGCCGAAGCGAACAAAGCTTTTGCCAGTTACATGTGGTAA
- a CDS encoding 30S ribosomal protein S12 codes for MPTINQLVRKGRRKIEKKTKAPALTKCPQKRGVCVRVYTTSPKKPNSALRKVARVRLSNGYEVTAYIPGEGHNLQEHSTVLIRGGRVKDLPGVRYHIVRGVLDSAGVEGRRQGRSLYGTKKAKK; via the coding sequence ATGCCCACGATTAATCAGCTCGTGAGAAAGGGAAGAAGAAAAATAGAGAAAAAAACCAAAGCACCGGCTCTGACTAAGTGTCCTCAGAAGAGAGGCGTCTGTGTCAGAGTTTACACAACTAGCCCGAAAAAACCCAACTCGGCTCTCAGGAAAGTTGCCCGTGTAAGGCTAAGCAATGGTTACGAAGTGACAGCGTATATTCCTGGGGAGGGTCACAATTTGCAGGAACACTCGACTGTTTTAATCAGGGGAGGCAGGGTAAAAGACTTGCCCGGAGTCAGGTACCATATCGTCAGAGGCGTCCTGGATTCAGCAGGAGTTGAAGGTAGAAGGCAGGGAAGATCGCTTTACGGAACTAAAAAAGCCAAGAAATAA
- the rpoC gene encoding DNA-directed RNA polymerase subunit beta' codes for MNKDQASDLSIDLLKLSVASPTVIRDWSNGEVVNSETINYRTQKPEPGGLFCEKIFGPVKDYECNCGKYKHIRYRGVVCERCGVEVTSSKSRRERMGHIELAVPVAHIWFYKVTPSRIALLLNMTQDMLQRILFYEAYIVLDTGSLNEDNPYGLKRGGFISEEQKSELEEKMDENAIKSVQFGIGGQGIREALQDLDLEKLTADLRSRIKIEKSEDAKSKMLKRLKVVEAFRNSNNHPEDMILTVIPVIPPELRPLVALDGGRFASSDLNDLYRRVISRNNRLKSLISIKAPDIIIRNEMRMLQDAVDALFDNSRRAKNVKGKGNKPLRSLADVLKGKQGRFRSNLLGKRVDYSGRSVIVVGPRLKLHQCGLPKEIALELYKPFIIRKLEERGHAQSIKGAERLLEKGSPEVWSILEEIVKDHPVLLNRAPTLHRLGIQAFQPVLIEEKAIQVHPLVCTAFNADFDGDQMAVHLPLSFEAQSEAYMLMMSSNNLLSPANGTPIVAPTKDLVLGVYYLTKEKSKAKGEGMHFSSLEEIEMAREFCNIDLHALIKFPVEGRIIGLDSKGRDEDKIITKEIITTTPGRVIFNQILPEGMPFYNRVIEKKILAGIIADVNYMFGNEKTAIFLDDLKDLGFRYATFSGVTFGMLDLVDTPERPSILKKTQNEVEKIRENFRKGQITENEKYQRTVEAWTKATNEVEERMIETFHSDREGFNPIYMMVSSGARGSREQVRQLAGIRGLMTRPQKKITGQKGEIIESPVLSNFKEGLKVLEYFISSHGARKGLTDTALKTSEAGYLTRRLIDVAQDVIITEEDCGTIKGIEIQALTEGGEIIEPLSDRIEGRFALDDIEDPQTHEIIVREGEVISKELALKIEYKNINKVKIRSVLTCEAERGLCQKCYGKDLSTGKIVSIGESVGIIAAQSIGEPGTQLTLRTFHIGGTATRIAQQSVVKSIISGAVKFQKIKTIKKEIDDSKIVISRNGEIVIKGREREVAHKIPHGSILMATEGAYVDTDTPLYEWDPFSDPILSETQGIVRYKDLIENLTMRYETHPQTGEKQVLVVEHKERGLIPAIEIEPSKQGKKKQVSLVPIGTYIIVENGKRVTPGDIIGKIPRESSRSRDITAGLPRVEELFEMRRPKNAAIISEIKGEVKFLDTTKGSKIIKILSEVGDDKEYLVPYGKHILVHEGQFVEGGEKLTDGQVFPPDILQAKGPLAVQEFLLNEVQEVYRLQGVKISDRHIALIIRQLLRRVKIEDSGDTNLIEGEIVDSKTVTFENSRILKAGGKPATYRYILLGVTKTALTAESFISAASFQETTKVLTSAAIEGKRDTLEGIKENVIVGNLIPAGTGLKNYRTIRVEGEDEVEEKKEDSVVILSNEEQK; via the coding sequence TTGAACAAGGATCAAGCTTCTGATCTAAGCATTGATCTTCTTAAACTGAGCGTAGCTTCCCCGACGGTAATAAGGGACTGGTCTAACGGAGAAGTGGTGAACTCGGAGACAATTAACTACAGGACACAGAAACCCGAACCGGGAGGTCTGTTCTGCGAGAAAATATTCGGTCCGGTGAAGGATTACGAATGCAATTGCGGGAAGTATAAACACATAAGGTACAGAGGAGTAGTCTGTGAGAGATGTGGAGTAGAGGTCACAAGTTCCAAGAGCAGAAGAGAGAGAATGGGACACATCGAACTCGCTGTTCCTGTCGCGCATATATGGTTTTACAAAGTGACTCCGAGTAGAATTGCATTGCTTCTCAACATGACGCAGGATATGCTCCAGAGAATTTTATTTTATGAAGCTTACATTGTCCTTGATACAGGCTCTTTGAATGAAGACAACCCCTACGGCTTGAAAAGAGGCGGTTTTATCTCAGAAGAACAGAAAAGCGAACTAGAAGAAAAAATGGACGAAAATGCCATCAAAAGCGTCCAATTCGGCATAGGCGGTCAAGGAATAAGGGAAGCTCTTCAGGATCTTGATCTGGAAAAATTGACGGCGGATCTAAGGTCCAGAATAAAAATTGAAAAATCTGAAGACGCTAAATCAAAAATGCTCAAAAGACTGAAAGTAGTTGAGGCGTTCAGAAATTCAAACAATCACCCTGAAGACATGATTCTCACTGTAATACCCGTGATACCTCCGGAACTCAGACCTCTTGTCGCCCTTGACGGAGGCAGGTTTGCATCGAGTGACCTCAACGATCTCTACAGAAGAGTTATATCAAGAAACAACAGACTCAAAAGCCTGATAAGCATCAAAGCCCCCGACATCATTATCAGAAATGAAATGAGAATGCTTCAGGACGCTGTTGATGCGTTATTTGACAATTCAAGAAGAGCCAAAAACGTCAAGGGAAAAGGAAACAAACCTCTCAGGTCATTGGCTGATGTTTTAAAAGGTAAACAGGGAAGGTTCAGGTCAAACCTTCTGGGAAAAAGAGTGGATTATTCCGGAAGATCAGTAATAGTCGTAGGCCCACGCTTAAAACTTCACCAATGCGGCCTCCCGAAAGAAATTGCTCTTGAACTTTATAAGCCGTTTATAATCCGGAAACTTGAAGAAAGAGGACACGCTCAGTCGATAAAGGGTGCGGAAAGGCTTTTGGAAAAAGGATCGCCGGAAGTCTGGAGCATTCTCGAGGAAATTGTCAAAGATCATCCTGTGCTTCTCAATAGAGCTCCGACTCTTCATAGGCTGGGAATTCAAGCCTTCCAGCCGGTTTTGATTGAAGAAAAGGCTATACAAGTTCATCCTTTGGTTTGCACGGCTTTCAACGCTGATTTTGACGGCGATCAAATGGCGGTCCATTTACCCCTTTCTTTCGAAGCTCAATCCGAAGCTTACATGCTCATGATGTCTTCCAACAATTTGCTTTCACCCGCCAACGGAACTCCGATAGTCGCTCCTACTAAAGACCTCGTTCTAGGCGTTTACTACCTCACAAAAGAAAAGTCCAAAGCAAAAGGCGAAGGAATGCATTTCTCGAGCCTTGAAGAGATTGAAATGGCCCGTGAATTCTGCAATATTGATCTTCACGCGTTGATAAAATTTCCGGTTGAAGGGCGAATTATTGGCCTGGATTCAAAGGGGAGAGACGAGGATAAAATAATCACTAAAGAAATAATCACGACAACCCCAGGAAGGGTTATCTTCAATCAAATACTCCCGGAAGGAATGCCTTTTTATAACAGGGTAATCGAGAAAAAAATTCTAGCCGGAATAATAGCTGACGTAAATTACATGTTTGGAAACGAAAAAACAGCTATTTTCCTGGATGACCTCAAAGATCTGGGTTTCAGATACGCCACATTTTCAGGAGTGACTTTTGGTATGCTGGATCTCGTCGATACGCCCGAGAGACCTTCCATTCTGAAAAAAACTCAAAATGAAGTCGAGAAAATAAGAGAGAATTTCAGAAAAGGCCAAATAACAGAAAATGAAAAATATCAGAGAACGGTCGAAGCATGGACAAAAGCTACGAATGAAGTGGAAGAACGAATGATAGAAACCTTCCATTCTGACAGGGAAGGATTCAACCCAATCTACATGATGGTCAGTTCTGGAGCGAGAGGAAGCCGCGAGCAGGTAAGGCAGCTTGCAGGCATCAGAGGTCTTATGACAAGGCCTCAAAAGAAAATAACCGGACAAAAAGGAGAAATCATCGAATCTCCAGTTTTGTCTAATTTCAAAGAAGGATTGAAGGTTCTTGAATATTTCATATCTTCTCACGGAGCGAGAAAAGGTCTTACCGATACAGCTTTGAAAACTTCTGAAGCCGGTTATTTGACGAGAAGGTTAATAGACGTCGCGCAGGACGTAATTATAACAGAAGAAGACTGCGGAACCATAAAGGGTATAGAAATTCAAGCACTGACAGAAGGAGGAGAAATAATTGAGCCTCTTTCCGACAGAATTGAGGGTAGATTCGCGCTTGATGACATCGAAGACCCGCAAACCCATGAAATAATAGTGCGTGAAGGCGAGGTCATATCAAAAGAGCTCGCTTTAAAAATTGAATACAAAAACATAAACAAGGTTAAAATCAGATCGGTGCTGACTTGCGAAGCAGAGAGAGGGCTGTGTCAGAAATGTTACGGAAAGGATCTATCCACGGGAAAAATAGTCTCCATTGGAGAATCTGTGGGTATAATCGCCGCTCAATCAATAGGCGAGCCGGGAACCCAGTTGACCCTTAGAACTTTCCATATAGGTGGAACCGCGACGAGAATAGCTCAGCAATCCGTGGTCAAATCAATAATATCCGGAGCTGTGAAATTTCAAAAAATCAAAACCATCAAAAAGGAAATTGACGACAGTAAGATTGTAATTTCTCGGAACGGGGAAATAGTTATAAAAGGTCGAGAGCGTGAGGTCGCTCACAAAATTCCCCATGGATCTATTCTAATGGCGACAGAAGGCGCGTATGTAGATACGGATACGCCTTTATACGAGTGGGACCCATTTTCAGATCCGATTTTATCTGAAACTCAAGGTATTGTCAGGTACAAGGATTTGATTGAAAATTTGACTATGAGGTACGAGACTCATCCTCAGACAGGAGAAAAACAAGTACTCGTTGTTGAGCACAAAGAAAGAGGACTAATACCAGCCATTGAGATTGAACCTTCAAAACAGGGTAAAAAGAAACAAGTATCTCTTGTCCCAATAGGCACCTACATAATTGTAGAGAACGGTAAAAGAGTCACCCCCGGTGATATTATCGGCAAAATACCGAGAGAGAGCAGCAGAAGCAGGGATATAACTGCGGGATTGCCGAGAGTCGAAGAACTTTTCGAAATGAGGAGACCCAAAAATGCTGCGATCATATCGGAAATCAAAGGAGAAGTAAAATTTCTGGACACGACCAAAGGCTCGAAAATAATAAAGATATTGAGTGAAGTAGGCGACGACAAAGAATATCTTGTCCCTTACGGCAAGCATATTCTCGTCCATGAAGGGCAGTTTGTCGAAGGAGGAGAAAAGTTGACAGACGGCCAAGTTTTCCCACCGGACATACTTCAGGCGAAAGGACCATTGGCGGTTCAGGAATTTCTTTTGAATGAAGTTCAAGAGGTTTACAGATTGCAGGGCGTTAAAATTTCTGATCGTCATATAGCCTTGATCATAAGGCAGCTTTTGAGAAGGGTTAAGATCGAGGATTCAGGAGACACAAATCTCATAGAAGGAGAAATTGTCGACAGCAAGACCGTTACTTTTGAAAACAGCAGAATACTCAAAGCCGGCGGCAAACCCGCGACATACAGGTACATTTTGCTTGGAGTTACAAAAACGGCTCTTACAGCAGAAAGCTTTATATCTGCAGCGAGTTTTCAAGAAACAACAAAAGTATTGACATCAGCTGCCATAGAAGGTAAGAGAGACACTCTGGAAGGGATCAAAGAGAATGTTATTGTAGGCAATCTGATCCCTGCCGGAACTGGTCTGAAAAATTATCGAACAATAAGAGTCGAAGGTGAAGATGAAGTCGAGGAGAAGAAAGAAGACTCTGTCGTGATACTCAGTAACGAAGAACAGAAATAA
- the rpoB gene encoding DNA-directed RNA polymerase subunit beta, with translation MEVKLTNGERINYGKLKAPLPIPDLLDVQRESFANFIQKGVPQNKRKNIGLQAVLQDFFPIEDQQGRCELRFVNYEIDPPKYNPEECIRKGKSYAAPLKIKLQIAIKDKKNESIDEIREQDVFLCDLPVMTNKASFIINGVERVIVSQVHRSPGVFFNVEYHHTGKMLIVAQIIPQKGTWIDINLDHNETLSISLDRRRHFPLTIWLQAIGLGDQGEIYEKFFGSETVKIAKFSGKQSEKLIGRVIAEDILDPNSGETVMFSGSELTAGSLDMLNLFGTKELKIIKEENLPALEVLKKTFTKAKKRVTREEAAEYVYKFLRTTDPSNSEAAIDFINTMYFSPKRYNLGAVGRKMMKDKLGKVPDEKTLSLCPEDFLHILEYLFGLLDKNKNLEVDDIDHLGNRQVRRVGELLEDQFNTAMLRVVKSLKDRLMLESDPKKIVPQMLFNSRHVSSTLMAFFGLSQLSQYMEQTNPLAEITHKRRLSALGPDGLTRDTAGFEVRDVHHSHYGRLCPIETPEGPNIGLITSLALYSKINEYGFIETPYRKVEKSKVQNDYEYLSPHTEDKFIIAQANEPIEENGKLINEELVTRYMDDYPVVTKDQVDYMDAHPAQILSVSAALIPFMEHDEANRALMGSNMQRQAVPLVKPEAPLVGTGLEKVVAIDSHTVLTAKRKGEVVFANSEEIRIQPDKTSPLVFGEKDLDVYKLQKYKMTNQNTCVNQRPIVKVGDKVKEKQVIADSTSSDGGELALGRNVLVALMSWRGYNFEDAIIISEKLIKEDAFTSVTINKFNVEVRETKLGPEEITREVPNVGEEATRNLDEGGVIRIGAEVGPDDILVGKVTPKGETELTPQEKLLKAIFGEKAADVRDTSLRVPPGVQGVVIDVQVLSRKTQSTNEKKTNEKKIKEIEDFYNKKIHEHKKERTDKIVQVFDGVILQNDIEDFHGNTIIAKGKKITAKTIRETDWDEISIMDKPKSDISILSKILFESKNIIQEYERCRNNEVEVLRQGDDLPHGLLKRIDVYVAEKRKLSVGDKMSGRHGNKGVVSIIVPEEDMPYMEDGTPVDVILNPLGVPSRMNIGQVLETHLGWAAKKLNIKIATPVFDGISVDEIEGLLEKAKLPKSGKVSLKDGVTGQLIDGEITVGYMYMLKLGHMVDDKIHARSIGPYSMITQQPLGGKAHFGGQRFGEMEVWALEAYGAAYTLQEMLTVKSDDINGRTKMYESIIKGDNPPEPGLPASFNVLVKELNGLCMNVEIEKGKKKQRQGKK, from the coding sequence ATGGAGGTAAAATTGACAAATGGTGAAAGAATTAATTATGGTAAATTAAAAGCACCTTTGCCCATACCTGACCTCCTCGATGTTCAGAGAGAATCATTCGCAAATTTCATACAAAAAGGCGTTCCGCAGAATAAAAGGAAAAATATCGGACTACAGGCTGTTTTGCAGGATTTTTTTCCCATCGAGGACCAACAGGGCAGATGCGAGCTGAGATTTGTCAATTATGAAATAGACCCACCTAAGTACAATCCTGAGGAGTGCATTAGGAAAGGAAAATCATACGCAGCACCGTTAAAAATCAAACTACAAATTGCGATAAAAGACAAAAAAAACGAATCAATCGATGAGATTCGTGAGCAGGATGTCTTTCTCTGTGATCTGCCTGTCATGACTAATAAGGCGAGCTTTATTATAAACGGAGTTGAAAGAGTCATTGTTTCGCAAGTTCACAGAAGCCCGGGGGTGTTCTTCAACGTCGAATACCACCATACCGGTAAAATGCTGATTGTCGCCCAAATAATACCTCAAAAGGGCACCTGGATTGACATAAACCTTGATCACAACGAAACATTGAGCATAAGCCTCGACAGAAGAAGGCACTTCCCTTTGACAATCTGGCTTCAGGCAATAGGACTCGGCGACCAAGGGGAGATCTACGAAAAATTTTTCGGATCAGAAACGGTTAAAATAGCTAAGTTTAGCGGAAAACAATCTGAAAAACTTATAGGCAGAGTAATAGCTGAGGATATTTTGGATCCCAATTCCGGTGAAACAGTCATGTTTTCAGGATCTGAACTGACAGCCGGTTCCCTCGACATGCTTAATCTTTTCGGAACAAAAGAATTGAAAATCATTAAAGAAGAAAATTTACCCGCTCTTGAAGTTTTAAAAAAAACTTTCACCAAAGCAAAAAAAAGAGTGACCCGAGAAGAAGCCGCAGAATATGTTTACAAATTTCTCAGGACAACCGATCCTTCGAATTCCGAAGCCGCGATTGATTTCATTAACACCATGTATTTTTCTCCGAAAAGGTATAATTTGGGCGCTGTCGGAAGAAAAATGATGAAAGATAAACTCGGCAAAGTGCCGGATGAAAAAACCCTTTCACTTTGCCCTGAAGACTTTTTGCACATCTTGGAATACCTTTTCGGACTTCTCGATAAAAACAAAAATCTCGAAGTGGACGATATAGATCATCTCGGAAACAGACAGGTCAGGAGAGTCGGAGAGTTGTTGGAAGACCAATTCAACACGGCGATGCTCAGAGTTGTCAAAAGCTTGAAAGACAGATTGATGCTCGAAAGCGACCCGAAGAAAATTGTACCCCAGATGCTGTTCAACTCAAGACATGTAAGCAGTACTTTGATGGCGTTTTTCGGATTGAGTCAGCTCTCTCAATACATGGAGCAGACAAATCCCTTGGCTGAGATTACCCACAAGAGAAGGTTGAGCGCCCTGGGACCCGATGGATTGACCCGAGATACCGCGGGATTTGAGGTGAGAGATGTTCACCATTCTCATTACGGCAGGCTTTGCCCGATTGAAACCCCTGAAGGACCAAACATAGGGCTGATTACATCTTTAGCTTTGTATTCAAAAATAAACGAATATGGTTTCATTGAAACTCCCTATAGAAAAGTTGAAAAAAGCAAAGTTCAAAACGATTACGAATATTTATCTCCTCACACCGAAGATAAATTCATCATCGCGCAGGCAAACGAACCTATCGAAGAAAATGGAAAGTTGATAAACGAAGAGCTCGTGACCAGGTATATGGATGATTATCCTGTTGTCACAAAAGATCAGGTCGATTACATGGATGCTCATCCCGCGCAGATTTTGAGTGTTTCTGCGGCTCTGATTCCTTTTATGGAACATGATGAGGCCAACAGGGCTCTGATGGGATCTAATATGCAAAGACAAGCCGTCCCACTCGTAAAACCGGAAGCTCCTCTAGTAGGAACAGGCTTAGAAAAGGTCGTAGCAATAGATTCTCATACTGTTTTAACCGCAAAGAGAAAAGGAGAAGTGGTTTTTGCCAATTCTGAAGAGATTAGAATTCAACCTGATAAAACTTCGCCCTTAGTGTTTGGAGAAAAAGATCTGGATGTTTACAAGCTGCAGAAATATAAAATGACAAACCAAAACACCTGTGTAAATCAGAGACCGATAGTAAAAGTCGGAGACAAAGTCAAAGAAAAGCAGGTAATAGCCGACAGCACTTCTTCAGACGGCGGGGAACTCGCCTTGGGAAGAAACGTTCTAGTCGCCTTAATGTCTTGGAGGGGATACAACTTCGAAGACGCGATTATCATAAGCGAAAAGTTGATAAAAGAAGATGCGTTTACCTCAGTGACGATAAACAAATTCAACGTTGAAGTCAGGGAGACAAAACTCGGACCTGAAGAGATAACCAGAGAAGTACCGAACGTCGGGGAAGAAGCTACGAGAAACCTCGATGAAGGCGGAGTAATCAGGATAGGCGCTGAGGTTGGCCCGGACGACATTCTTGTCGGGAAAGTCACGCCGAAAGGCGAAACCGAGTTGACCCCTCAGGAAAAACTTTTAAAAGCCATTTTCGGAGAGAAAGCTGCGGATGTAAGAGACACTTCTCTCCGTGTTCCTCCTGGGGTTCAGGGCGTCGTGATAGACGTTCAGGTTTTGAGCAGAAAAACCCAGTCCACCAACGAAAAAAAGACTAACGAGAAGAAAATCAAGGAAATCGAGGATTTTTACAACAAAAAAATACACGAACATAAAAAAGAGAGGACAGACAAGATTGTCCAGGTTTTTGACGGAGTGATTCTTCAAAACGACATAGAAGATTTCCATGGCAACACAATAATTGCGAAAGGCAAAAAAATAACCGCCAAAACAATAAGAGAAACCGATTGGGATGAAATCTCGATTATGGATAAACCTAAAAGCGATATTTCTATACTTTCTAAAATACTTTTCGAGTCGAAGAACATTATTCAGGAATATGAAAGATGCAGAAACAACGAAGTAGAGGTTCTCAGACAAGGAGATGATCTTCCGCACGGTCTTTTAAAAAGAATCGATGTATACGTCGCGGAAAAAAGGAAACTTTCCGTAGGCGATAAAATGTCTGGAAGACACGGAAACAAAGGCGTTGTCTCAATAATAGTCCCTGAAGAAGACATGCCCTACATGGAGGATGGAACGCCAGTGGACGTTATTTTGAACCCTCTTGGAGTTCCTTCTCGTATGAATATTGGTCAAGTTCTAGAAACCCATCTCGGTTGGGCGGCTAAAAAACTGAATATTAAAATCGCAACTCCGGTTTTCGACGGGATTTCAGTAGATGAAATTGAGGGTCTCCTTGAAAAGGCAAAACTTCCAAAATCGGGCAAGGTTTCCCTTAAAGACGGAGTAACTGGACAACTGATCGATGGAGAGATAACAGTTGGTTACATGTATATGTTGAAGCTCGGGCACATGGTTGACGACAAAATACACGCCAGGAGCATAGGCCCATATTCCATGATCACTCAACAGCCACTCGGCGGAAAAGCCCATTTCGGGGGTCAAAGATTCGGAGAAATGGAGGTATGGGCTCTAGAAGCTTACGGTGCGGCTTACACTCTTCAGGAGATGTTGACCGTGAAATCCGACGACATAAACGGCCGAACAAAAATGTATGAGAGCATCATCAAGGGAGATAATCCGCCAGAGCCCGGATTACCTGCTTCTTTCAATGTTCTTGTAAAAGAGCTAAACGGTCTTTGTATGAATGTTGAAATCGAGAAAGGTAAAAAAAAGCAGAGGCAAGGTAAAAAATAG